The sequence CAAAACAATCCTCTATGGTTGCCGTACACGTAATTaacctaatatttgtataataaattcaacgaaGATACACATACATACTTCTAGattttcatttctgtacattaaacatttctgaaacatgaaatattggaggattcgtaaaaaaatatataattaaaagacaATTCTGATcatgttcatttttttccaccgcataaaattaatatgaaatgaaCACATTCACTCAAAAATTGACCATGCCTGTGAAAAGggcattttcttttaatgcgttaattattgttttgtttatttgaaatttatattacaagtTCTTGGAGGAGGTCATCATTCTCCAACTCGTAATTCATATTATCAAATCgaaattcgaagaaatcaTCGGGCTCTTCATCATCTTCCAACATTCCCTGATTCAACATATTATAGCACTTCGAACTTATATCTCGGAAATGATCGTACGGTGAATGAgggtttaaaattttgttgcatAACCAGCAGAAGAATGTTTTACAATGCGAACATATCATTTTGTTGCAGCCATAAGATTtctgaaaaatcaatttccacAATATATACCTTGGCacgacaatttttttgtttatcaaaaaataatttatccgaattcgttattcgttaccGATAGTGTTCGttaacgacgaataaaatacagtaCCTCGATAGAAGCGTTGCATTTAGGACACTTCTGGCTGTTACTTTTAATCCAATTCTCAGACATGGTATTGTCTACTAAGCTTTGAAGTTGCTTTTTGCCATAACGTTGTTCCATTTGTAGCTTCCTCTCATTGGAGGCTTCTTGATATTCGACTACTAACTGGCGTGTTTCAgcttaaaatatataaaaatgcatgCACAGTACGTCTTACAATTTCTGTGTACAACAAAGGGTTTCTAATTTTAGATATAGCATAGGAACATACCTGAGTAGATCTTACATGGTTCTATACCATGGTATCCCATCTTGCAATGAATACAAAATGCGTATTGACACACTGGACAATTCGCCAATTGTTCATCTGGTTCACGACTAACTGGATATTGACAATTACGTCTCGGGCAATATACTATGTCCGGCATAGTATCTAGCGTCGCATTTAGGAGTATAGAATcatacttttcaaataactcTGAACTTACTAGATCCTTTATCTGaacattttgataaaattataaatacaataaacgataataattttaaaggaatCAATCAAACTTTCGATTCTATGtataaaaagataaagaaaagagATTACCTGTGCAGGGGTTGCTTCGGAAGCACACTTTTCTTGGGGAcaacatatattttgtacatttccATCTTTGATTCTTACCTCGAGGTAACCACTTATACAGTCGTTACAAAATACATGAGAGCATGGTAAGAACTGTGTACAATGTTCTCCTATTTTATCCACAAAACATACCTTACAAGTATAAAAGTTCtttttgaattcaatttgatTGCATTTCTCGTCGTAATCGATTAATGCTTGAATGGGATTTCTCCCAACAGGACAATCTAAAACAGCTCGTTTGTCGTAGCATTTGTGTAGATGATTCTTTTTCCCCAAATGTTTAACATTATGCTGTGTTTTCGTTTTGGTTTTTACATCATTGACAGTATGTTCTTTATCTATATCGTCTATTACCTTACTTTTCTGATTATTCTGGGCTTTCTCTAAAGCTTCTTTATAACGTGTATACACACAATTCATATTAGCACTCTTGTGTATATCCAAAAATTCTAAGGCCTGGTCTTGTATAAAGCTTACccatgtaaataaaatttcttgtcCTTTGTTTTCTTCCCATAGTTCATCCAACTTTATACATAAGTCAGCTAACAATGGGATACGTAACCAAGAcgaatataaagtaaattttggTGGTGACGTGGAAGGATAATCCTTTggtaaaataatgtttagtGTCAAAGGTGGCAAATGAGATACGGCGATCTTTTGCCACTCTTCTTCCAATTGTCTAGAATCTTTGTAAGTTATGAAGTAATTCATAGGAAGATTTAAGAATATCTTGAAACTGCATTGATAAACACCATTTTCCTCGCGATACAAAAACTCTTCAGCGTTATAAATACTTTCCAATGCAATGATCTCATCTTTTTGCTTTTCACTATCCATCAGCACGAAATGAGCAATCGATGATAGGAAAAATGCTAAAAAACACAAAACTTGATGGAAAATTCactatgaatataattttacattctattataaatataattttcaattatacgaaaaaataaagattacaTTTGACAGATTTAGGTTAGGTAGTCACGTAAAATAACTGAAACGCagtacgtttaattttctagCTGTAATTCACTAATATGATTAACGACGTCGAAAAATGACCATGTAAACACTTTGTCAacagaattataaattaacagATGATActtcagaaattattttacaattacaaaattacctCATTCCTGTTCTAGAAAAAATGTACGCATGTTTCGCGATCGagaaacatatacatatatcaagtttaataagtaaatttaacGTTTGGACACTTTATACCTTTGTCTaggatgaaaaataaagtaatcgaGGTACATATCGTAATCAAAACTGTCAAAGTTGTACATACCGAAAATCGAATGATTTTCCGTTCTTGAGTTGCGTGTTATAATCGTTCACACACGTGATgtgttcaaattttttaaataaaagtcaaAGTCAAAGTATTATTTCGTTCGAGTGCTATTCAAAAAGACATGTCAGTGCGTTTGTGTTATCAATTGCAGAGAACGACAAATATTCGGTAGTTTTGTGTAAGGCCACGTCGATCGTTCGTCTGCTTCTGCACGTATGTTTTGTTgtcatatattttctaaatcgtttttttgaaaatgtttaacataaaacatatCGACGATCCTTGGAAATCTCTTTTCCCGGTCGTAATTAATCTCACGATGTCGGTGGGTGCGTATTTTTTAACCGTACGGTTAATACCGGGAATAAAAGATATGTTTATTAAAGCTAACCTATACGGGATCGATATGAACAAAAATAGTGGTGAAAAAGTGTAAGTGACATTTTGAATCATGATAATTAGCTGTgctacatttttcttcaatggaCAGCACACAGGTAACTTGTactttcaaattcttttccaGACCAGAGGCATTAGGTGTTGTCAGCGGATGCCTCTTTCTTATAACGCTCTTTCTGTTCATTCCTATACCATTTACAAATTACATATTCAATGATATAAACTTCCCTCATAACGAGGTATGCAACGAATGATCAATGACATAagaattgatattaatattagataAGTTAATTACGAATAGTCTTGCGAATAGGATGAGATAAtatgataaatttgaattacagtTTATGGAATTTTTGGCTGCTCTACTTTCGATTTGTTGTATGCTACTTTTGGGTTTCGCTGATGATGTTCTGGATCTTCGTTGGCGGCACAAATTATTGCTACCTACTATTGCTTCCTTGCCACTTTTAATGGTGTactacattaattttaattctacgtTAATTATTGTGCCAAAGCCCTTAAGACATTGGTTTGGTTTCTCAGTGGACCTCTGGATATTCTACTATGTGTACATGGGAATGCTGGCAGTGTTCAGTACAAATGCTATAAATATACTGGCTGGCATAAATGGTTTAGAAGTTGGACAAAGTTTAGTAATTTCCATAAGCAttcttgtttttaatattatagaattatcGGGAGACCTCTGGAAAGCACATCAGTTCTCGTTATATTTTATGCTTCCATACATAGCTACTTCATTGGGTTtactgaaatttaattggtAAGTTCTACATAAGTTCTGGATATGGAAACATACATGATACATAAAGGatatgttcaaataaaaagaacaatacTAGATTCTTGGTTTCTTTGTAACTTATACgtataaatcatttaatattcacaATTCAATCAACATATTATTTTGGTATATAAATTCAGTACAGTATTGTATAGTTTACATTGAGTATCGAGTATGAGTTAATATCACAGTCGGGTGCGATCAGTATGTCAATAATAATCTAATTTAGCATAAAAATTCTCTACTAGCCAGTCATACTTCCACGTATTATTAAGTATTGTTTCAGGCGCAAAATAGAGGTCCCGAGATTTAGAGACTCTTAGGAGATTAGTTTTCCCATCTAACCACAGTCCACTTCCTATTAGGTCCTCGATGAATGGTACGTCGATAGTTTTCtctatttgaatttctttggaTTTAACTTTATTACGCAGActagttataatatttgccgGTGCCTGGCATAGATAACAATACCATCCTCCATAATGATTCAAGTCTCCTATCACTAGGCCTAGACTATCTCTTTCGCTTAAATCTCCTTCCAGTTGTTGCAAAGTGATGGAATTCGATCGATAAGCTTCGCGCATTAATCCAATTGTACACGCACCAACTGTTATCGTTGTTTTGAGCGGATGTTGCCAAAAGAATCCGTATACGGACCATCTTAATCTAAAACCGATAGGCTGTGGCCATCCATTGTATACCTTGAGGAACATTAATGCCCTTGAGTTTAATATTTGTTCCGATTCAGTTGTTACATAAATATCGTCGTCCCTTAGATTTCGTACTACAGTCTTTACTTTCTCCCAGACGTACGTAGACACTACCCTTAACGGCTTATGCACCTTTGTTgctatattaatatataaaatcttGTTCTGTTCCTGTTGCAATAAACCCTTAAGTAGCTTATGATGAAAATTATCCTCCGCGTTACTGAAATCACAGATTACAAAAAGATCAACTACGTTGTATAGTTCTTCTACTATCACCTCCGCGATTGCTGAATTGTATTCATTCAGataaaacgtataaataatgCGTCTAGCTATTTTCCGATGTTTCAGTTTAATATTCTGCTTCGATGCCATAATTGCTCTCCAGACAACTTCCGGTTGACCGCAGTCGGAGCCGTGCCATCCTTGAGTGCAAATGCATTTTTGAAGATCTTCTCTACCTCTCATTTTCTGATTATCCACTCCATATTTCCAACAAACGGTACGATTGTATGTGTCGAATAGCGCAAAAGTCTTTACATCTTTCAGTACTACCTCCCCATTGATTGTCTGATAGATGGGAAATTTTTTACGATTGTTCTGTTGAATTTGAGACTCCTATAACACAGCAATACacgtgaatatattaattgagGTAGAAGCaagaaataaaacttttcaaataGTATTCGATACATTGTAAAAATCTTACCTGTGCACCTTCAAATTTTACGAACGTGACAGAAGTATGAGTTGTAGATATAGTTAATTCGGAAGGTGGAGTTGTAGCAATGTAAATTATAACGATAAGAACTTGTAAGACTAATAGTGTATAAAGCAAGGCCAGTTTCCCATCTAGGCGGGGCTGCATCGCACTACCTTCTTCGTTTTAGTTCGTCAGTCGCTCATTTTATATCTCATAAAAATTTTACTTCGAtcgtaacatttttgttacgcGAGAGGCCCACCCAAAAGTGTGTGTATAATCGATGTACACGtctacgaaacgaaatttcaacaTGATGATGATACATCATACAGTGGTTTATTGAAATTCGTgtttactgttttttttttttttttgtttatttatatattaaacaaagaGTTCAAGATAGAAAAAAAGGGTCTATTTGTCTTTCCAAATTTCAGATGTTAAccaacaaataatttcttatagaattaatattgtttatataattttgtaaacaaactCACAATGTAGTCCGAGGCTAACGTTGATGTGAATGCCTTTGCGTCGTGACGTTTAAACCGTGACGTCACCGCTCCCTGGAGTGCCATTTAATTCTTAAATGGCCTCAATCGCTCGTTAACAACTTCCTCAGTAAACGAAACGAAGTCTTCCAGCCGACCTTCGATGCTTTGCTAATCGTAAGATTAGTTTCGACATAATGTCACGTATTCTCAACTCTCCGGAGCAAGGCTGATCTTATAGTCGGACATGTCCCTCCTATCCCATCAAGATCCTCTACCTTTCTTGGCCCGTCTTCCTGAGAACAGCGCGACGAGCTGAAAAACCACGCCCGAATGCTCTCCCACTAGTGGCGCAGCCAGGGTGGTGCGAGGGAACAATTGTACCCCTTGCTACTAAtatctacatattttaaacaaattttttatatgtatacaagagcattcaatttgaaataatcacgttaaataaacatttgctCTATCttctctaattatttttaaattgttttacatGTATACAAGAgcattcaatttaaaacattCAGGTTAAATCAACGTTTGCTCTATCTTCTTTAATTAAGTTTCATAGGTTGTCGATAAATACTGTGACTAATTcgtctttgttaattttagcCAATTTCTTTGGTAAATTTTGCTCATTGGGCCCCATGCAACCCCTTTTATCCAAACTTGTAGACAAGCACGCACGCGGCTCCTCCCAAATTGTTCTCAAGGCGCACACTTTTCATACCACCCTGACTTGTTTATTACGAGCGTCGTAATTCTCATTAAATATGAGTAATATTGGGGAGATAACCGCGTGAATCATTGATTCGCCAAATATAGAGCGTATTgtaaatttgtaaagaaaaaaatgaaattctttttgttcaaGGTATCCAGCGCGGGTATTTGTAGGTGACACGTTTTGTTATTTATCTGGAATGACATTTGCCGTTGTTGGTATTATCGGACACTTTAGCAAGACAACCCTGCTATTTTTCATTccacaaataattaatttcctttataGCGTACCACAATTATTTCACTTTATACCATGTCCTAGGCACAGATTACCAAAGTAAGCGTTGC is a genomic window of Hylaeus volcanicus isolate JK05 unplaced genomic scaffold, UHH_iyHylVolc1.0_haploid 12258___fragment_2___debris, whole genome shotgun sequence containing:
- the LOC128882177 gene encoding E3 ubiquitin-protein ligase RNF14-like; the protein is MDSEKQKDEIIALESIYNAEEFLYREENGVYQCSFKIFLNLPMNYFITYKDSRQLEEEWQKIAVSHLPPLTLNIILPKDYPSTSPPKFTLYSSWLRIPLLADLCIKLDELWEENKGQEILFTWVSFIQDQALEFLDIHKSANMNCVYTRYKEALEKAQNNQKSKVIDDIDKEHTVNDVKTKTKTQHNVKHLGKKNHLHKCYDKRAVLDCPVGRNPIQALIDYDEKCNQIEFKKNFYTCKVCFVDKIGEHCTQFLPCSHVFCNDCISGYLEVRIKDGNVQNICCPQEKCASEATPAQIKDLVSSELFEKYDSILLNATLDTMPDIVYCPRRNCQYPVSREPDEQLANCPVCQYAFCIHCKMGYHGIEPCKIYSAETRQLVVEYQEASNERKLQMEQRYGKKQLQSLVDNTMSENWIKSNSQKCPKCNASIEKSYGCNKMICSHCKTFFCWLCNKILNPHSPYDHFRDISSKCYNMLNQGMLEDDEEPDDFFEFRFDNMNYELENDDLLQELVI
- the LOC128882180 gene encoding UDP-N-acetylglucosamine--dolichyl-phosphate N-acetylglucosaminephosphotransferase isoform X1, with protein sequence MFNIKHIDDPWKSLFPVVINLTMSVGAYFLTVRLIPGIKDMFIKANLYGIDMNKNSGEKVPEALGVVSGCLFLITLFLFIPIPFTNYIFNDINFPHNEFMEFLAALLSICCMLLLGFADDVLDLRWRHKLLLPTIASLPLLMVYYINFNSTLIIVPKPLRHWFGFSVDLWIFYYVYMGMLAVFSTNAINILAGINGLEVGQSLVISISILVFNIIELSGDLWKAHQFSLYFMLPYIATSLGLLKFNWYPARVFVGDTFCYLSGMTFAVVGIIGHFSKTTLLFFIPQIINFLYSVPQLFHFIPCPRHRLPKYNKKTDKLEISRTVFNKKDINVIGKLITWIFRKLYIVNWQEDEKGVVTCNNFTLINFVLIKTGPLKESTLTCILLSIQIICSLLAFVIRYPLASFFYDV
- the LOC128882180 gene encoding UDP-N-acetylglucosamine--dolichyl-phosphate N-acetylglucosaminephosphotransferase isoform X2 → MFNIKHIDDPWKSLFPVVINLTMSVGAYFLTVRLIPGIKDMFIKANLYGIDMNKNSGEKVPEALGVVSGCLFLITLFLFIPIPFTNYIFNDINFPHNEFMEFLAALLSICCMLLLGFADDVLDLRWRHKLLLPTIASLPLLMVYYINFNSTLIIVPKPLRHWFGFSVDLWIFYYVYMGMLAVFSTNAINILAGINGLEVGQSLVISISILVFNIIELSGDLWKAHQFSLYFMLPYIATSLGLLKFNWYPARVFVGDTFCYLSGMTFAVVGIIGHFSKTTLLFFIPQIINFLYSVPQLFHFIPCPRHRLPKYNKKTDKLEISRTVFNKKDINVIGTRVDFGSFVYLLIRG
- the LOC128882179 gene encoding beta-1,4-mannosyl-glycoprotein 4-beta-N-acetylglucosaminyltransferase, with product MQPRLDGKLALLYTLLVLQVLIVIIYIATTPPSELTISTTHTSVTFVKFEGAQESQIQQNNRKKFPIYQTINGEVVLKDVKTFALFDTYNRTVCWKYGVDNQKMRGREDLQKCICTQGWHGSDCGQPEVVWRAIMASKQNIKLKHRKIARRIIYTFYLNEYNSAIAEVIVEELYNVVDLFVICDFSNAEDNFHHKLLKGLLQQEQNKILYINIATKVHKPLRVVSTYVWEKVKTVVRNLRDDDIYVTTESEQILNSRALMFLKVYNGWPQPIGFRLRWSVYGFFWQHPLKTTITVGACTIGLMREAYRSNSITLQQLEGDLSERDSLGLVIGDLNHYGGWYCYLCQAPANIITSLRNKVKSKEIQIEKTIDVPFIEDLIGSGLWLDGKTNLLRVSKSRDLYFAPETILNNTWKYDWLVENFYAKLDYY